GCGCCGGCTCGCGCGCGGCGGCGGACGCGTGGTCGCCTTCGAGCCGGTGCCGGCGAACCGCGCGCGCCTGGAGTGGGCGATCGCCGCCAACGCCGTGGGCGCGCAGGTGCAGGTGGCCGCGGTCGCGCTCGGCGACGCCCCCGGCGAGCTCGGCATGTGGCTCAAGAGCGAGGAGACGGGAGCGGGCAGCGGCACGGCCGCGCTCGTCACGGGCGATGGGCCGAGTCATCTGCGGGTGCCGGTGGTGACCCTCGACGCCTGGACGGCGGAGCAGGGGCTCACGCGCTGCGACCTGATGAAGCTCGACATCGAAGGGGCGGAGCTGATGATGCTGCGCGGCGCCGAGCGGTTCATCGCGGCGACGCGGCCGCTGATCTTCGGGGAGTTCGAGGCGTACTGGCTCTCGACGTTCGGGGCGACGTTCGTGGATGTGGCGGAGTGGGCGGGGCGGAACCGGTATGCGATGCGGCGGTGGGATGCGCGCGCGGCGCGGTTCGTGGCGCTCGAGGAGGTCAGAGAGGGCGTGCAGGACGTGTTGCTCGAGCCGGCGGGATGAAGGCTGAAGGATGGAGGGTGAAAGTGTGTGATGCGGAATGCGGGGACCGGGAGATCGCACCCGGTCCCCGCATCGCCGTTCGACTTTCACCCTTCATCCTTCATCCTTCAGCCTTCAGCCTTCATCCGCCGTTCAGAGCCCCGCCAGCAGCGCATCGTTCGACGTCGTGCTCGCGATCCGCTTGATGAGCCACTCCATCCCCGCCTGCGGCGGCATCTGCTGCAACCCGCGCCGCAGGGTGTAGATCGCGTCGATCTGCTCCGCCTTGTAGAGCTTCTCCTCGCGCCGCGTCCCGGAGGTCGCGATGTCGAAGGCGGGGAAGATCCGCTTCTCGGCCAGCGAGCGGTCGAGCTTGATCTCGCAGTTGCCGGTGCCCTTGAACTCCTCGAAGATCACGTCGTCCATGCGCGAGCCGGTCTCGACGAGCGCCGTGGCGATGATCGTGAGGGAGCCGCCGCCGTGCTGCGGCAGGATGTTGCGGGCGGAGCCGAAGAAGGCCTTGGGCTTGGCCATCGCCGAGGTGTCGAGGCCGCCGGAGAGCGTGCGGCCCGTGCCGCGCTCGGCGGTGTTGAAGGCGCGCGCCATGCGGGTGAGCGAGTCGAGGACGATGATCACGTCCTTCCCCTGCTCGACGAGCCGCCGCGAGCGCTCGATCACCATCTCCACCACTTCGACGTGGCGCTTGGCCGGCTGGTCGAAGCTCGAGGCGATGACCTCGCCGACGCCCCACGAGATCGCCTCGCTCACTTCCTCGGGACGCTCGTCCACGAGAAGGATGAGCAGCGTCGCCGTCGGGTGGTTGATCGCGATGCCTTCGGTGATCGCCTGCATGAGCATCGTCTTGCCGGCGCGGGCCGGGGCGACGATGAGCGCGCGCTGGCCGAAGCCGATGGGCGCGATGAGGTCGATCGCGCGACGCGTGAGTTCCGGGCCGCCCTTGGCCGACCGACCCGTCTCGAGCGTCAGGCGACGCTCGGGATAGCTCGCGGTGAGCGTCTGGAAGTCGGCGCGGCGCGCGCCCTCGACCGGGTCGGCGCCGTTGAGCGAGACGATCTCCGCCACGGAGATGCGGCCGCGATGGTCGCGGCCGGTGCGGGCGACGATCGCGTCGCCGCGGCGCAGGCCGTAGAGCCGCACGAGGTGCGGCGAGACCCAGGTATCACCGGGTTCGTTCAGGTAGCTGTACTCGGCGCGGCGGACGAAGCCCGCGTCGCGCGCGGGATCGAACCAGCCGTTCGTCTCGCCATCGATGACGAGGATCTGC
This region of Gemmatimonadota bacterium genomic DNA includes:
- a CDS encoding FkbM family methyltransferase, which gives rise to MSLYDRLAALGRATPNFRGKGTLARALHTRLRAAALARDPMREVTMRDGSRARWDLRDDAEAMACWLGEADDDVRDALLARVKPDATVFDVGANVGWWTVPLARRLARGGGRVVAFEPVPANRARLEWAIAANAVGAQVQVAAVALGDAPGELGMWLKSEETGAGSGTAALVTGDGPSHLRVPVVTLDAWTAEQGLTRCDLMKLDIEGAELMMLRGAERFIAATRPLIFGEFEAYWLSTFGATFVDVAEWAGRNRYAMRRWDARAARFVALEEVREGVQDVLLEPAG
- the rho gene encoding transcription termination factor Rho encodes the protein MTESRRPPRRGRSARPKKAKGEAALEGQNDADPYLDASAPVAAPVAEAPPPAPAYTPPPAPSESGDGAAPSASAPDASSNGNAQSADGQRPWQDRGERPDRGDRNGRGRRGRRQRGRRRGGDRENEARGPRPDRPERPDRPHRPDGGNVDRGERDSGPPQILVIDGETNGWFDPARDAGFVRRAEYSYLNEPGDTWVSPHLVRLYGLRRGDAIVARTGRDHRGRISVAEIVSLNGADPVEGARRADFQTLTASYPERRLTLETGRSAKGGPELTRRAIDLIAPIGFGQRALIVAPARAGKTMLMQAITEGIAINHPTATLLILLVDERPEEVSEAISWGVGEVIASSFDQPAKRHVEVVEMVIERSRRLVEQGKDVIIVLDSLTRMARAFNTAERGTGRTLSGGLDTSAMAKPKAFFGSARNILPQHGGGSLTIIATALVETGSRMDDVIFEEFKGTGNCEIKLDRSLAEKRIFPAFDIATSGTRREEKLYKAEQIDAIYTLRRGLQQMPPQAGMEWLIKRIASTTSNDALLAGL